A single Denticeps clupeoides chromosome 7, fDenClu1.1, whole genome shotgun sequence DNA region contains:
- the dock6 gene encoding dedicator of cytokinesis protein 7 isoform X5, translating into MAASASERRAFAHKINRTVAAEVRKQVSREYGSPQMSKKRPGAHQPVPLTEVVEPVDFEEYVSNHPPGAEQGPLRQLLDFPPDDLELVLQERECPTLEAALPEEETLDPRVRDALGVYTDDWLIIQRKHQRYSTTHAAHYSEQKKEKQRGLVKQTFELDEADEGRQDDQDEVKRRSVCLDDTPRGSWASSIFDLKNSSPDALLPSVLERAASEDMDRRNADARQQGRHPDLLGLFPAPDEDEAVERCSIPEIPKEHVGQRIMVKCLSLKFEIDIEPIFGTLALYDVKEKKKISENFHFDLNSDQMKSLLRPHIPHTAISTLARSAIFSITYPSADIFLVIKLEKVLQQGDIGDCCEPYMVMKESDSTKHKEKLEKLRSQAEQACSRLGRFRMPFAWTAIHLLNIVSSMGGLERSDSDSDTERKATWNERKKKGFERMSVGDDVCSFTTFRPATLTVTNFFKQEGDRLSDEDLYKFLADMRRPSSVLRRLRPVTAQLKIDISPAPESPHYCLSPELLHVKPYPDLRVRPTKDVLEFPARYVYTPHTRYRNLLYVYPQSLNFSSRQGSVRNIAVKVQFMAGEDPSQAMPVIFGKSSCPEFYKEAYTPIIYHNKSPEFYEEVKMKIPASLTDNHHLLFTFYHISCQPKQNTALETPVGYTWIPLMQHGRLRTGSFSLPVSVEKPPPSYSVLTPDVQLPGMKWVDNHKGVFNVEVTAASSVHTQDPHLDKFFTLVYVLEEYSFPFRLKDVIITEANVEAELKASMAALKGALLDTCVRFLHQLLSKLILLIVHPPVIAGQIVNLGRAAFEAMALLVNQIHKNLDGNQDQHGRNNLLASYIFYCFHLPSNEPTSPPGVGNTAYEMPIQYATLSRATGRPSSLNLSRSKSISNSNPDLATTPASPDEEVQRIIGNKGIDRSHSWVNSAYAPGGSRAVLRRNPNSSCELKQAFERCSNRMSAFLESSSFYSAPTRQTAKKLLHEELALQWVVSTSTVREAALHQAWFFFQLMVKSMSHHLFLSSRLDVPRRQRFPDRFVDDIAALVCAISADIASRYHKDVELVERLNSSLAFFLNDLLSLIDRGFVFNLIRSYYKQISNKLHTAQNPSALTALRIDFLRIVCSHEQYVTLNLPCSTLSPPASPSPSTSSTTSQSSAFSCQAQDQGVQSMFELSAPFRQQHFLSGLLLSELSLILEPDGEGLFFLHKKAISALHSLMCSHDADPRHIDSQVRSHIAQLYLPLIPVVMETLCQLHDFTDTSPPRARHVSTLADDGDPDNSSTISQSVAMAIAGSPLPHSKANPFALPTVAGRQGSTLSAECSRTLLVCFLWVLKNADAALLERYVSDLSVLQINRLLDLLHLCVSCFEYKGKKALERINSLTFKKSQDMKARLEEAILGTIGARQEMVRRCRERSPYGNQENVRWRKNVTHWRQNTDRVDKSKAEVEQESVVDGNLATEVSLIVLDTLEVIVKTVVVSELKESVLGGVLRVLLHSMAGNQSALFLQHCFATQRALVFKFPEMLFEEDTELCADLCLRLLRHCSSRVASVRSHASASLYLLMRQNFEIGNNFARVKMQVTMSLSSLVGMSQNFNEEHLRHSLKTILTYAEDDLELRDSPFPEQVQDLVFNLHMILTDTVKMKEHQQDPEMLIDLMYRIAKGYQNSPDLRLTWLQNMAGKHSERGNHAEAAHCLVHSAALVAEYLNMLEDCRYLPIGCVSFQSISSNVLEESAVSDDILSPEEEGICAGKYFSESGLVGLLEQAAASFNMAGMYEAINEVYKILLPIHEANRDFKKLATVHGKLQDAFNKVYNQSSGWERDMNPLLLNSS; encoded by the exons ATGGCAGCGTCGGCCAGCGAGAGGAGGGCGTTCGCTCACAAGATTAACAG aactGTTGCAGCAGAGGTCAGAAAGCAGGTGTCCAGAGAATATGGGTCTCCGCAGATGTCCAAAAAACGTCCAGGAGCCCATCAGCCT GTGCCCCTGACGGAGGTGGTGGAGCCGGTGGACTTTGAGGAGTATGTGAGTAACCATCCGCCCGGGGCCGAGCAGGGCCCACTGAGGCAGCTACTGGACTTCCCTCCGGATGACCTGGAGCTCGTCCTGCAGGAGAGGGAGTGTCCCACACTGGAGGCAGCCCTGCCTGAGGAAGA AACTCTGGACCCAAGAGTGAGAGATGCCCTGGGAGTTTACACAGACGACTGGCTCATCATTCAGAGGAA ACATCAGCGCTACAGCACCACACATGCTGCGCATTACTCTGAGCagaagaaggaaaaacagaGAGGCCTGGTCAAGCAGACATTTGAACTGGATGAGGCTGATGAGGGACGCCAGGATGACCAG GATGAGGTGAAGCGACGCTCTGTATGTCTCGACGACACTCCTCGGGGGAGCTGGGCCTCCAGCATCTTCGatctgaaaaactcctccccTGACGCTCTGCTGCCCTCTGTACTGGAACGTGCCGCATCGGAGGACATGGACCGCCGCAATGCTGATGCCCGCCAGCAGGGGCGCCACCCCGACCTGCTAGGGCTCTTCCCAGCCCCAGACGAG GACGAGGCAGTGGAGCGCTGCTCTATCCCAGAGATCCCCAAGGAGCACGTAGGCCAGAGGATCATGGTGAAGTGCCTGTCGCTCAA ATTTGAGATTGACATTGAGCCAATTTTTGGAACTTTGGCTCTTTATGAtgtcaaagaaaagaaaaag ATCTCAGAGAATTTCCACTTTGACCTCAACTCAGATCAGATGAAGAGCCTTCTGCGCCCCCACATCCCCCACACTGCCATCTCCACCCTGGCCCGCTCTGCCATCTTCTCCATCACATACCCGTCTGCAGACATCTTCTTGGTCATTAAG CTGGAGAAGGTCCTCCAGCAGGGAGATATAGGCGACTGCTGTGAGCCTTATATGGTCATGAAGGAGTCAGACTCCACAAAG CATAAGGAGAAGTTGGAGAAGCTGCGCTCTCAGGCTGAGCAGGCGTGTAGTAGACTGGGTCGGTTCCGCATGCCCTTCGCCTGGACGGCAATTCACCTTCTCAACATTGTCAGCAGCATGGGGGGCCTGGAGCGCTCCGATTCCGACTCGGACACTG AGCGGAAGGCAACCTGGAAcgagagaaagaagaagggATTTGAGAGGATGAGCGTGGGAGATGATGTGTGCAGTTTCACTACTTTCCGTCCTGCCACTCTTACAGTCACCAACTTCTTTAAACAG gaaggaGACAGGCTGAGCGATGAGGATCTGTATAAGTTTTTAGCTGACATGCGCAGACCCTCCTCAGTTTTGCGTCGGCTACGACCAGTGACGG CCCAGTTGAAGATCGATATCTCTCCGGCTCCGGAGTCCCCTCACTACTGCCTCTCTCCAGAGCTGCTGCATGTGAAGCCCTACCCAGACCTGCGTGTGAGGCCCACAAAAGACGTGCTGGAGTTCCCTGCCCGCTATGTCTACACGCCGCACACACGCTACAG GAACCTGCTGTATGTCTACCCTCAGAGCCTGAACTTCAGCAGCAGGCAGGGTTCCGTGCGCAACATCGCCGTGAAGGTGCAGTTCATGGCAGGGGAGGACCCCAGCCAGGCCATGCCT GTCATTTTTGGGAAGTCAAGCTGTCCTGAGTTCTATAAGGAGGCCTACACACCCATCATCTACCACAACAA GTCTCCAGAATTTTATGAGGAGGTGAAGATGAAAATCCCGGCCAGTCTGACTGATAACCACCATCTTCTCTTCACCTTCTACCACATCAGCTGCCAGCCAAAGCAGAACACCGCACTGGAGACCCCCGTGGGCTACACA TGGATCCCGCTAATGCAGCACGGACGTCTGCGCACCGGCTCCTTCAGCCTGCCCGTCTCTGTGGAGAAACCGCCACCCAGTTACTCCGTCCTCACGCCcgat GTGCAGCTCCCAGGAATGAAGTGGGTGGATAATCATAAAGGAGTCTTTAATGTGGAGGTGACTGCAGCATCTTCTGTTCACACTCAG GACCCTCACCTGGACAAGTTCTTCACTCTGGTCTACGTCCTGGAGGAATACTCCTTCCCCTTTCGTCTAAAGGACGTCATCATCACAGAGGCCAACGTGGAGGCGGAGCTTAAGGCCAGTATGGCTGCCCTGAAGGGGGCGCTGCTGGACACCTGCGTGCGGTTCCTGCACCAGCTCCTCAGTAAACTCATCCTGCTCATTGTACACCCACCGGTCATCGCCGGCCAGATTG TGAATTTGGGTCGAGCTGCTTTCGAGGCGATGGCCCTGCTGGTCAACCAGATCCACAAAAACCTGGATGGCAACCAGGACCAGCATGGCCGCAACAATCTGCTGGCCTCCTACATCTTCTACTGTTTCCATCTGCCGAGTAATGAGCCAACATCTCCCCCTGGTG TGGGGAACACAGCCTACGAGATGCCTATCCAGTACGCCACGTTGTCGAGGGCGACGGGCCGCCCCAGTAGCTTGAACCTCTCTCGTTCTAAGAGCATCAGCAACTCGAACCCTGACCTGGCCACCACCCCTGCCTCGCCCGACGAAGAAGTGCAGCGAATCATTGGCAACAAG GGGATCGACCGCTCGCACTCCTGGGTAAACTCTGCTTACGCCCCTGGCGGTTCCAGGGCCGTGCTCCGCCGGAACCCCAACTCCAGCTGTGAGCTGAAGCAG GCGTTTGAGCGTTGCTCTAATCGCATGTCTGCCTTCCTGGAAAGTTCCTCCTTCTACTCTGCACCCACAAGGCAGACTGCCAagaag CTGCTGCACGAGGAGCTGGCGCTGCAGTGGGTGGTGAGCACCAGCACGGTGAGGGAGGCGGCGCTGCATCAGGCCtggttttttttccagctcatG GTGAAAAGCATGTCCCACCACCTTTTCCTCTCGTCCCGGCTGGATGTCCCGAGACGCCAGCGGTTCCCGGACCGCTTTGTGGACGACATCGCGGCGTTAGTCTGCGCCATCAGCGCAGACATCGCCAGCCGGTACCACAAG GATGTGGAGCTGGTGGAGAGGCTAAACAGCAGCCTGGCTTTCTTCCTCAATGACCTGCTGTCTCTGATTGACCGAGGCTTTGTGTTCAACCTCATCCGCTCGTACTACAAGCAG ATTTCCAATAAGCTGCACACAGCTCAGAACCCCAGTGCTCTGACTGCTCTGAGGATCGATTTCCTGCGCATCGTCTGCAGTCATGAGCAGTACGTCACCCTGAACCTTCCCTGCTCCACCCTCAGCCCCCCGGCCTCCCCATCACCCTCTACCTCCTCTACCACCTCTCAG AGCTCTGCGTTCTCCTGCCAGGCTCAGGATCAGGGGGTGCAGAGTATGTTTGAACTGTCAGCTCCGTTCCGCCAGCAGCACTTCCTTTCTGGCCTGCTGTTGTCAGAGCTCTCACTCATACTGGAACCTGATGGAGAGGG GCTCTTTTTCCTGCATAAGAAGGCCATCAGTGCACTGCATTCACTGATGTGTAGCCATGATGCAGACCCCCGGCATATCGACTCTCAGGTGCGCTCTCACATCGCTCAGCTGTACCTGCCTCTCATACCCGTTGTCATGGAAACTCTGTGTCAGCTCCATGACTTTACTG ACACCTCTCCTCCCCGCGCACGTCATGTCTCCACTCTCGCCGACGATGGTGACCCAGACAACTCCAGCACTATCAGTCagtctgttgccatggcaatagCTGGCTCGCCGTTGCCACACTCCAAAGCAAATCCATTTGCTTTGCCCACAGTG GCTGGGAGACAGGGCAGCACTCTGTCGGCTGAGTGCAGCAGAACCCTCCTGGTGTGTTTCCTGTGGGTGCTGAAGAATGCTGATGCCGCCCTGCTGGAGCGCTACGTCTCTGACCTGTCAGTCCTGCAGATCAACCGCCTGCTCGACCTCCTGCACCTCTGTGTTTCCTGCTTCGAGTACAAG GGTAAGAAGGCACTGGAGAGGATAAACAGCCTGACGTTTAAGAAGTCTCAGGACATGAAGGCTCGTCTGGAGGAGGCCATCCTTGGCACCATCGGGGCGAGGCAGGAGATGGTGCGGCGCTGCAGAG AGAGGAGTCCTTATGGTAACCAGGAAAATGTCAGATGGAGGAAGAATGTCACTCACTGGagacaaaacacagacagagtCGACAA ATCTAAAGCAGAGGTGGAGCAGGAGTCTGTGGTGGACGGAAATTTGGCCACTGAGGTGTCTCTGATAGTACTGGACACTCTGGAGGTCATAGTGAAG ACTGTGGTGGTGTCCGAGCTGAAGGAAAGTGTTCTGGGAGGGGTTCTGCGTGTTCTCCTCCACAGCATGGCAGGGAACCAGAGCGCCCTCTTCCTGCAACACTGTTTTGCCACACAGAGAGCGCTGGTCTTCAAG TTCCCAGAGATGTTGTTTGAGGAGGACACAGAGTTGTGTGCGGATCTGTGTCTGCGTTTGCTGCGTCACTGCAGCAGCAGGGTCGCCTCAGTCCGCAGCCACGCCAGCGCCTCGCTCTACCTGCTGATGAGACAGAACTTTGAGATCGGGAAT AACTTTGCCCGTGTGAAGATGCAGGTGACGATGTCACTGTCCTCTCTGGTGGGAATGTCCCAAAACTTTAATGAAGAGCACCTACGTCACTCATTGAAGACCATCCTGACCTACGCAGAGGACGACCTGGAGCTACGGGACTCGCCATTCCCCGAGCAG GTTCAGGATTTAGTGTTCAACCTGCACATGATTCTGACGGACACGGTCAAGATGAAGGAACACCAGCAGGACCCAGAGATGCTCATTGACCTGATGTACAG GATTGCAAAAGGTTACCAGAACTCTCCAGACCTGCGCCTGACGTGGCTGCAGAACATGGCGGGGAAACACTCAGAGAGGGGGAACCACGCAGAGGCAGCTCACTGTCTGGTGCACAGCGCCGCCCTGGTGGCCGAGTACCTCAACATGCTGGAGGACTGCCGCTACCTCCCCATTGGCTGTGTGTCTTTCCAG AGCATTTCCTCCAATGTCCTGGAGGAATCAGCCGTGTCTGATGACATCCTGTCCCCTGAGGAGGAGGGCATCTGTGCAGGGAAATACTTCAGTGAATCTGGCCTGGTGGGGTTGCTGGAACAGGCAGCTGCCTCCTTCAACATG